One Falsihalocynthiibacter arcticus DNA segment encodes these proteins:
- the rpsJ gene encoding 30S ribosomal protein S10 produces the protein MQSQNIRIRLKAFDFRVLDASTQEIVSTAKRTGATVRGPIPLPNKIEKFTVLRSPHVNKKSRDQFEIRTHKRLLDIVDPTPQTVDALMKLDLAAGVDVEIKV, from the coding sequence ATGCAGTCGCAAAATATTCGCATTCGGCTCAAGGCGTTTGATTTCCGTGTACTGGACGCCAGCACACAAGAAATCGTAAGCACCGCAAAGCGCACAGGCGCCACAGTTCGTGGACCTATCCCGCTGCCGAACAAAATCGAGAAGTTCACAGTTCTTCGCAGTCCTCACGTGAACAAGAAATCCCGTGATCAGTTCGAAATCCGCACGCACAAGCGCCTGCTGGATATCGTCGACCCAACACCCCAAACAGTAGACGCGCTGATGAAGCTCGACCTTGCTGCGGGTGTTGACGTCGAGATCAAGGTTTAA
- the tuf gene encoding elongation factor Tu → MGKEKFQRNKPHCNIGTIGHVDHGKTTLTAAITKQFSDNFQAYDQIDGAPEEKARGITISTAHVEYETEARHYAHVDCPGHADYVKNMITGAAQMDGAILVVNAADGPMPQTREHILLGRQVGIPEMVVFMNKVDQVDDDELLELVEMEIRELLTEYGYDGDNIPVIAGSALAALEDRDPEIGSTKIAELMAAVDAFIPQPPRAIDEPFLMPIEDVFSISGRGTVVTGRIERGVVNVGDSIEIVGLKDTTTTTCTGVEMFRKLLDRGEAGDNIGALLRGVDREGVERGQILCKPGSVKPHTKFEAEVYILTKEEGGRHTPFFANYRPQFYFRTTDVTGTVTLPEGTEMVMPGDNLKFTVELIAPIAMEAGLRFAIREGGRTVGSGVVSKIIE, encoded by the coding sequence ATGGGTAAGGAAAAATTCCAACGTAACAAACCGCATTGTAACATTGGTACAATCGGCCACGTTGACCACGGTAAGACGACTTTGACAGCTGCGATTACGAAGCAGTTTTCGGACAACTTCCAAGCATACGACCAAATTGACGGCGCGCCCGAAGAAAAAGCACGCGGCATCACCATCTCGACAGCACACGTTGAGTATGAGACTGAAGCACGTCACTATGCGCACGTTGATTGCCCAGGCCACGCTGACTATGTGAAAAACATGATCACCGGTGCGGCGCAAATGGACGGCGCGATCTTGGTTGTGAACGCCGCCGATGGTCCGATGCCACAAACACGTGAGCACATCCTTTTGGGTCGCCAAGTTGGCATCCCTGAAATGGTTGTCTTCATGAACAAAGTTGACCAAGTAGACGACGATGAGCTTCTTGAGTTGGTTGAAATGGAAATTCGTGAGCTTCTCACAGAGTATGGTTATGACGGCGATAATATCCCCGTGATTGCTGGTTCTGCTTTGGCTGCTTTGGAAGACCGTGACCCAGAAATCGGTTCGACTAAAATTGCTGAATTGATGGCTGCTGTTGATGCGTTTATTCCACAGCCTCCACGTGCGATTGACGAACCTTTCTTGATGCCAATCGAGGACGTGTTCTCGATCTCTGGTCGCGGTACCGTTGTAACGGGCCGTATCGAGCGCGGTGTTGTTAACGTTGGGGATTCCATCGAAATCGTTGGTCTCAAAGACACAACAACTACCACTTGTACTGGTGTTGAAATGTTCCGCAAACTGCTTGATCGCGGTGAAGCTGGTGACAACATTGGTGCGCTTCTTCGCGGTGTTGACCGTGAAGGTGTTGAGCGTGGTCAGATCCTTTGTAAGCCAGGTTCTGTTAAGCCACACACGAAGTTTGAAGCTGAGGTCTATATTTTGACCAAAGAAGAGGGTGGCCGTCACACGCCGTTCTTTGCGAACTACCGTCCACAGTTTTACTTCCGCACAACGGACGTAACGGGCACAGTTACGCTTCCTGAAGGCACAGAAATGGTTATGCCAGGCGACAACTTGAAGTTCACAGTTGAACTGATCGCGCCAATCGCCATGGAAGCTGGCCTCCGCTTTGCGATCCGCGAAGGCGGCCGCACTGTTGGTTCCGGTGTTGTCTCTAAAATCATCGAGTAA